From the genome of Victivallis lenta:
CTGCCAGTCGAGCGTTTCGCTGCAGTACTGCCGGTCGAAACTCCACGGTTTCCAGAGCGTATGCTTCGGCGCGGACTTCGGATCGAAATACTTCCAGCGGAGTTCGGCGGGGCCGCCGGAAAGCCCGCCGCAGGTGCCCTGAATGTTGTACTGCTCCCCCTGCGGGTAGGCCAGAAAGCTACTGACCTGGACTTCGATGGTCGGACGCCCCTTCCCGTACAGCGTCAAAGCGCAGAAGTTGTCGGCGTCGCCGCCGAAATCGAAGTGATATGCGGCCATCCGGCAGAATACCTCGGGATATGCGTCGCCGAACAGCACCACGGCCTGATCGACCGGGTGCGGGCCGGTGTTCAGCAGATTCCCGGCGCATTCGCGCTGAAGGGTCTGCCAGTCCCAGCGGCGCGCAAAACCGCTCCAGTTGCTGCGGATGCAGATGATCTCCCCGAGCACGCCGGAGGCGATCACCTCGCGGATTTTGCGGAAATACGGATAGAAGCGGGAGTTCTGAAACGGGAAGAACAGCACTCCATGCTCCTCCGCTGCCGCCGTGATCCGGTCGAATTCCGCCAGCGTGGTCGCCGACGGCTTTTCGGAAAGCACATGGTATCCTGCCTTCAGCCCGGCCAGCGACGCCTCGACGTGAAACCGGCTCGGCGTCGCATTCACGAAAAGCTCGAAACCGCCGGCCGCCAGCATCTCCGCATACGAGCGGTAGGTCCGGCAGCCGAACCGTTCCTGCGCATCCTTCCGCCGCTCCGGCAGCTCGTCCGCCGCCGCCACGATCCGAAAATCCGGATCATCCTTCAGATACTCGGCATGGATGCCGTATCCGCTGCGCCCGAGCCCGCCGATTCCCACCCGAATTGGTTCGCCCATCTTTCCTTCCCCCTTGCTGTAAAACACTAAGTATCCCCGTCGCGCCGCTCCGGCGCGATCAGAACGCCCTCTTCCCCGTCGTCGCCGCCCTCGAGCATGCGCCCGAGCTTCGCCGCCGCCTCGCGGAACAGCCGGGAGGGCTCCTGCAGAAAGCTCGTCACTTCAACCCCCCAGACATCCCTGCCGTAGTCGTTGTCGAAGTCGCTGTAAAGCAGCTCCCGCTTCCAGCAGGCCGCGCGCTCGGCGGCGAACCGCATGACCGCGCCGGTATGGGCGCGGGCATCCGCCACCAGAATCCGCATTTCGCCCGGCGCAACCGGGATTCTCTCGTGCAGCAGCGCCAGCTTCGCCTCAAACTCCGTCGGCATATGCAGCAGCTCATAGAATCTTCCCTGCTCGCGGCAGGCGTCGACAAAACCGTCGAATCGGTAATCGAGCGCGAGGGAGTTGAGGGACGAACGCAGAAAAAACACCTTTGCCGCCGGATAAAGCGCCAGCCGCTCCTTCGTGATCGCATGATAAGCGCCGCGGTGATCGGTCGAAACATATGCGGTTCCGGGATGAACGCGGTTGACCAGCACCTGAGGCAGCTGCCCGCCCACCGCGTCGATGACCGGCAGCAGCTCCGCCTCCGGCCGCATCCAGAGCAGCCCGTCGAAGTCGAACAGCCGTTTCCATGCCGATTTCACCTTCAGCTCCGACACCGGAATCACCGTCAGGTCGAAGGGCGTCCCCATATCCTCCTCCGGATTGATGCCGCCGATGACCGCCACCCGGCGCCGCCCGACGCCGGAGCCGTTCACATACGTCCCGGAGCCATGCCGCCCGATCAGCACTCCGTCGCTCATCAGCTCGCGGATCGCCCGGTCCAGCGTCGCCCGCGCCACTCCGAACTCCCGCATCAGCTCAAGGCGCGGAGGCAGCGCCGAATCCGGCACATAGATTCCCTCCCTCACCCGCCGCGTCAATTCCCGCGCAATCTCCCGAAACGGCTGTTGGCGCATCCTGCTTTTCCTTTCTAAAACTATGTCACTTTGTTATATTATAATTGACCTAGTTTAATTTTGCAACACACAAACCCGAAAAATTGCAAAAAAACCGGGTTCGCCGGACAGTCCGGCCGGCTGCACGGCGTTATAATTCCGGGTTATGGCCGGGATGAGAAAAAATCATTTTCTTTTTGCCGGAAGCAGGATATATTGTATAAAAAGCAGAAACGGCGAGGTTTCCCCGTGAATTTCATACAGCTCGCATATTTCCGGAAGGTCATGGAGTGCGGCAGCGTAACGCAGGCCGCCCGGCAGCTCTGCATCACCCAGCCGGCGGTCAGCAAGCAGCTGCGGCAGCTGGAGGACGAACTCGGCTGCCGGCTGTTCGACCGGAGCGGCGGCCGCCTGGTTCCGACGCCGGCCGGAGAATTTCTCCGCGAACGGGCCGGCGCTCTGCTGGCCGGATTCGAAAATCTGCAGGCGGAAATGAGCTCGTTCCGGCATCGCATCTCCGGCAGGCTCTGCATCGGCTGCGGGCCGTACACGTCCGGAAACGTGGTGCCGGACCTGCTGACCGAGCTTATCCGGCGGCATCCCGGCATCGAGCCGTCCGTCCGGGAAAAAGACTCCTTTCTTGCCGACCTGAAGAACGGTTCGCTCGACATCATGTTCGGAATTCAGGGATATGACGGGGAGGAGCTGCTTTACGTTCCGATGTACCGGAACCGCCTGGTGCTGATCTGTTCCGTGCTCTCCCCGCTGGCGAAGGCGCCGGAAATCACGCCGGAGCTGCTGGCGAAGGAGCCGTTTCTCGCGCACTCCTACGACTCCATCCGCAGCACGGTGTTCCGGAACATGCCGTATCTGCAGAAAAACCGCTTTTATGTGGAATCCCGTTATACGACCACGCTGATTGCGTATGTGCAGCGGAATCTCGGGTTCTCGATCATACCGGATTACTATCTGGGGAGTCTGCCGCCCGGCGTCGCGGCTCCCGCTTTCGAAACCGGCTGCAGCGTCGAAACCGGCTTTCTGACCAATCCGGACCGGATGTTTTCACCCCCGCTTCAGGCCATGATCGGCCTGGTTCGGGAAAAATACGGGTGTCATATGGAAAACGACAGGGAGAAATCATGATCACAAACCGGATTCCGGGCGGAAACATCGAAGTCGTTTCCGTGAACGGGCGCAATGTCGAGCTGGATGTGGAACTGCGGGACACCGCGGGAGACTGGTTTTACTGGTGCTTCCAGGCAGTGCTTCCGGAAGCGGGGAACTGGCATTTCCGCTTCGTCCGCGACAACAAAGTCGGCACGCACGGCCCGGCGGTCAGCCTCGACGGAGGAAAAAGCTGGCGCTGGCTTTACCCGGAGTACCGGGAGAACAGCCGCGAATTCGACTATGCGTGTCCCGCCGCCGGGCAGACGGTCCTCTTCTGCATGGGCATGCAGTATCTCGAACGTGATTTCAGGGCGTTCCTCCGGGAGTTCGAGGAGAATCCGGCTCTGCATGCCGGAACGCTCTGCAGAAGCCGGAAGGGGCGCGAGGTGGAGCTTGTCACGATCCGCGAGGGGGAGCCGGAGCACGCCGTTCTGCTGACCTCCCGCCACCACGCGGGGGAGATGATGGCGACCCACGCGCTCGAGGGAATTCTGCGTTTCGCCCTGGCGGATACGGAGTCCGGGCGCGGTTTCCGGCGGCATGTCGCCCTCCATGCGGTCCCGTTCGCCGACAAGGACGGCGTCGAGGACGGCGACCAGGGCAAGAACCGCATGCCGCATGACCACGCGCGCGATTATCAGGAGCCGGGACTCTATCCGGAGACGGTCGCGCTGCGCGGGCTGATCGGCCGGATCAGGCCGGAATTCGTGCTCGACCTGCACTGCCCCTGGATCCGCGGCGGCGATACAAACGAAGTCTCCTACATGGTCGGCACCGGCCATGCCGGAATGGATGCGGAACTGGACCGCTTCGCGGATCTGCTGGAGGAGGAGCGCATCCCCGAAGCGCCGTATTTCAAGAAGAACAACCTCCCGTTCGGCACCTCCTGGAACACAGCCGAAAATTATGCGGGGGGAATGACGATCAAACATTACGCCGCCACGCTGCCGTTCGTGCGGAACGCCCAGACCATCGAGATTCCGTTTGCGAATTTCGGCGACGTCACGGTCGACCGGCATGCAATGCTCCTCTACGGGGAATCCATCGCCCGGGCGCTGTTCCGGTATCTGCACGGAGAGCTGCAGACGGCCTCCGCCTTGTCCTGAACGCTTTTCCCGGGCGGCCGCCCGGAACTGCGGTGGAAATCCGAGACGCATACTTCGTCCCGGTTTCGTGACGGACTCGCTTCGGCCGAAACCGAAACGAGTTCAGAAAGGGGATCAGGCAAGCGCCGGCATGCCGCGCATCCAGCCTTCCGGGGCCGCAGCTTCGAGGGCGGATGCGCCGAAATCCAGATCCGGCGCCGCCGTCAGAACCGATTCCGGGATGCCCGGCAGCGGCTCGTATGCAAGCGATGCGGGCGCCGCCGCGAGATCGGTCAGAATCTCGTAGTCGGTGTTCTTCTTCCCTTTCCCCTTGTCGCCCGACTGGACCTGAAGATAGTAGGTTCCGCGGTCGAGTTCGAGGTCTGCGACCGCTTTCCCGGCCTGTATTTTCCTGACGACCTTCATTTTCCCGCCGATTTCCCGGTAGATGGTCAGCGTCGCCCCGCCCTTTTCGGCAGCCAGCGCGAAATCGTGGAATCCGCTCCGGTCCAGCGAAAAGCGATAATAATCGCTCGCGTCGCCGAAGCCGACCCAGCCCCGGGCGACGCCGCCGGACGGCAATTCGTCCGCGGAACTGAAATCATTATTGGTCACATCGCCCTTCGTGAAGGTGCTCCCGATGATTTCGACATCGTAATCAGTGCCGCCCTTCTTCGTCCTGCCCGACGCTTCGACCGCGACATAGTAGGTCCCGGCATCGAGGAGAAGCTCCCTGATGACGCCGTCCCTGCCGGCTTTGCCGGAGGCGGTCTTGAGCTTCTTGAGCTTGCCGTTTTTCAGAGTGCAGAGCGTGAGCTTCGCATCGCCGTCGAGATCGTCGAGTTCGAAACGGTAGATCCCGGGCGTGTCGAGCGTGACCTCCCGGTAGTCGACGAGGTCGCCGTAACCGATCCAGCCGTTGTCGATCAGCGTCCGGTCCACCCGGCCGCTGCCGCCGTCGACGGCGATTTCCGGCGCGTTCCGCCAGTCGTCGTCGGAGGTGTCGCCCTTCGTGAACGCGGTTCCCGAAACATCGACATCATATTCGGTGCCGCCCTTCTTCGTCCTGCCCGATGCCTCGACCGACAGATAATAGGTGCCGCCCTCCAGGAGCTGATTTGCGATAACGCCGTCCCTGCCGGCTTTGCCGGAGGCGGTCTTGAGCTTTTTCAGCCTGCCGTTTTTCAGGGTGTAGAGCGTGAGCTTCGCATCGCCGTCGAGATCGTCGAGCGTGAAGCGATAGACCCCCGCATCGGTGATGTCGAGCTTGCGGCAGTCGATCAGGTCGTCGTAGCCGACCCAGTCGTTTTCGATGAGATCGGCGTCGATGCTGCCGGCGGCGTCCGGCGCGACGGTGATCGCCGGCGCATTCAGCCACGTGTCGTCGGCGTTGTTGCCGGAGCCGCTGTGGACGACGCCTTCGATCTCAACCTCGTATCCGGTGCCGGGAGCGCCGGAGGCGCCGGGCTCGACCGACAGCACATACTCCCCCGCGCCGATGTCGAGATTGCGCAGTACGCCGTCCTGCCTCCGGCCGCCGGTGACGGAGGCGACCTCGACGATTCCGCCCCCCGTCACCCGGTAAAGCGTGAGTTTCGCGCTGCCGCGCAGGTCGTCGAGCTTGATGGTGTAGGTGCCGTCCTTTTCAAAGGTGACGCGGCGGAAATCGATTTCGTCGCCGCCGCCGATAAAGCCGTCCTCGACGAGGTCCATATCGACCTTCTGCCGGGAACCCGGCACGACCAGGCGCGGAGCCGTCGTCCAGTCGTCGTCTTCGCCGCCGGGGTTCTGCCCGCCGCCGCTCCGGGTGACGCCGACCGTGTAGCTTGCGCCCTGCTGATGCGAAATCCCTTCCGGGCGGACGGCGATGTAGTAGGTCCGCCCCGCATAAAGCCGGACCGGGTCGAGGATGATGTTCTCCCCCCGCTTGCCGTCCTCATCTTCGAGTTCCCGCAGTCTGCCGTTTTCCTCGGCGTAAACGGTCAGCTCCGCCGGGTTGGTCAGGTTGTAGAAGTGAAACGAATAAAGTCCGCTTTCGGCAACCGTGATCTGCCGGAAATCGACATTGTCGCCGTTGCCGACATACTCGCCCGGCATCAGTTCCGTAACCGCCGTACTGCCGACATTGTCGAGCTTGAGCCTGTAATGATCCGGCAGATCCCGCCAGTTGCTGTCGTCGTAAGAAGCCATGATTTCGCCTCCCGTATTTTTCATAATTCCGTGTTTGCTCGGGACAGGAGTAAAATAACACGATTTAAGAATTTGTCAAATCATGCGGTCATTCCGTTCCCGAACCTGTATCCGGAACGAAGACGGGCCATGCTTTTTGAAAAGACAGAAAGCTGTATCCGCCGGAGAACTCTCCCGCCGCCCTGCCGGAACGGCGTCCGGCAGGGCGGAAGAAGGTTCGGGGGAAAATGAAACGCCGCCCTCGCATTTCACACTTCAGCAGGCGGATTCGGAGTCAGCCGGCGATTTCGTCGGCGAGGCGCTCGACCAGTTCTTCGTCGAAGTACTGCATGACGACGACGTGCGAGAACTCTCCGGAACAGGCCATGCAGCAGCGGTGCACGACCTCCTCGCGCGGACGGCGGAAATAGACCGTGTTCGACCACGGGTTCGCATGCGCTTCGACGCCGCGCGCGGCGAGGGCGGCAAGGAGCTTCGCCGTCATGGCGAGAACATGGTTCGCCTCGGCCCGGAACCCCGCCGGCCCGGTGGTCATGATCCGCCAGTAAAGTTTCAGCACGTCGAATCCGCTCCGCGAGCAGCTGATGGTCGGCATGACGATACCGCCGAGGTACGGCACGGTCAGCTTGGTCAGATGCTGCAGAATCTCTTTCCGGCAGAGGAACACGCCGGCCGGCTCATTCAGCGCGAAGAACTTGTGCCCGGAAACCGCGAGGGAGTCGAATCCCATCGCCGCCTGGTCGACGAGTTCGCGGGCAGCCGGGTCGTCAAGCCACGGCAGGTAACCGCCGAACAGCGCGACGTCGAGGTGGCGGTAGCAGGCCGGCGGCTTGACCTCCTTCAGCACGCGGTCGATGGCGCGCTGGTCGTCGATCGCGCCTTTGAAGGTGCCGCCGACAGCGATCGCGACGAGCGCCGGGCGTGTCGGGTCCAGCTGACGGCGGAAGTCTTCGATGTCCATCTGACCGGTCGGATGGACGCCGATGATGCGCGTTTCGATGCGCAGGATGTCCCCGAGCTTCTGCACGGAATAGTGCGCTTCGGCCGAAACGTAAAGAATCGGCGGCAGTTCGGATTTCGCCTCGAGCGTCTTGCGCCCGAAGTAGATCCCGTGCAGGTTGCCGTCCGTCCCGCCGTTGGTGACGACGCCCCAGTGGCCGCCGCGGAAACCGAAAGTTCCGGCGACGAAGTCGACGACTTCGCGCTCGAACTCATCGACGTGCAGCATATCCCACGCCTCTTTGTAGGGGCTGCCGACGCTGATCAGCGTCGTATTGCACAAACCGGTTTCAAGCAGCCACTCGTAAAATCCCGTGAGATTCGTCTCCTGGTCGAAGGGGTAGCCCATCTGGAGTTTCTGCCGTTCGACGAGCTTCCGGGCGGTTTCGGTCATGCGCCGGAGGACGGGTTCGTCCGGCCTTTTCTGAAGTTTCACGCTTTTCATGGTATCTCATCTCTCTTGAATGCTTGTGGTGAAAGAGCTTACTATACCATGCCGTCCGGAAAAGTCAAGCTTCTCCGCTCTCTCCGAGCGCCTGTGCCAGCGGGCAGTTCCGCAGGTCCGCTTCTTCGCCGGAACGGTAGCGCTCAAGCAGCCGGCGGGAACGCTCGGCCAGCTGCCTCCGGACTTCGCGCCGTTCGCCTTTGACCCGGGCGATCCGCATATGGTCGTAGGCGGTGGTCCGGTGCCGCATCCAGGCGATGACGGCCGCTTCGGCCCGGCGTTCAAGCGGAATCCGCTGCGTCCGCGCCACGGTTCCGCTGCCGACCGGAACGGCGTGTTCCGTCACGGCGGCGGCGAGCTTCGCCTCGAGGCCGGACCAGCGTTCGGCGAAATGCAGATAGGCGGCCACCGCATTCCTGAATTCGACCGTATATGCGGCCTGTTTTGCTTCGCGGCGGCGTTTGTCCGCCTCAAGCCTGCGCTGCCGGGCCGGGTCCCGGCGTTCGAGTTCGAGTTCGGCGCGGACCGCCGCAGCCCGTCTGGCGGAGGTCCAGAGCCCGACGGCCTCGATGCGGTTGCGCCGCCGGTGAACCATGACCCAGCATTCACC
Proteins encoded in this window:
- a CDS encoding LysR substrate-binding domain-containing protein, translating into MNFIQLAYFRKVMECGSVTQAARQLCITQPAVSKQLRQLEDELGCRLFDRSGGRLVPTPAGEFLRERAGALLAGFENLQAEMSSFRHRISGRLCIGCGPYTSGNVVPDLLTELIRRHPGIEPSVREKDSFLADLKNGSLDIMFGIQGYDGEELLYVPMYRNRLVLICSVLSPLAKAPEITPELLAKEPFLAHSYDSIRSTVFRNMPYLQKNRFYVESRYTTTLIAYVQRNLGFSIIPDYYLGSLPPGVAAPAFETGCSVETGFLTNPDRMFSPPLQAMIGLVREKYGCHMENDREKS
- a CDS encoding Gfo/Idh/MocA family protein; its protein translation is MGEPIRVGIGGLGRSGYGIHAEYLKDDPDFRIVAAADELPERRKDAQERFGCRTYRSYAEMLAAGGFELFVNATPSRFHVEASLAGLKAGYHVLSEKPSATTLAEFDRITAAAEEHGVLFFPFQNSRFYPYFRKIREVIASGVLGEIICIRSNWSGFARRWDWQTLQRECAGNLLNTGPHPVDQAVVLFGDAYPEVFCRMAAYHFDFGGDADNFCALTLYGKGRPTIEVQVSSFLAYPQGEQYNIQGTCGGLSGGPAELRWKYFDPKSAPKHTLWKPWSFDRQYCSETLDWQEESWRFAEASSNANGFVSLSRGVYRNLYGVLRNGAGREITLEQVRRQIFVMEEAHRQNPLPVNE
- a CDS encoding M14 family zinc carboxypeptidase, with product MITNRIPGGNIEVVSVNGRNVELDVELRDTAGDWFYWCFQAVLPEAGNWHFRFVRDNKVGTHGPAVSLDGGKSWRWLYPEYRENSREFDYACPAAGQTVLFCMGMQYLERDFRAFLREFEENPALHAGTLCRSRKGREVELVTIREGEPEHAVLLTSRHHAGEMMATHALEGILRFALADTESGRGFRRHVALHAVPFADKDGVEDGDQGKNRMPHDHARDYQEPGLYPETVALRGLIGRIRPEFVLDLHCPWIRGGDTNEVSYMVGTGHAGMDAELDRFADLLEEERIPEAPYFKKNNLPFGTSWNTAENYAGGMTIKHYAATLPFVRNAQTIEIPFANFGDVTVDRHAMLLYGESIARALFRYLHGELQTASALS
- a CDS encoding PPC domain-containing protein, with the protein product MASYDDSNWRDLPDHYRLKLDNVGSTAVTELMPGEYVGNGDNVDFRQITVAESGLYSFHFYNLTNPAELTVYAEENGRLRELEDEDGKRGENIILDPVRLYAGRTYYIAVRPEGISHQQGASYTVGVTRSGGGQNPGGEDDDWTTAPRLVVPGSRQKVDMDLVEDGFIGGGDEIDFRRVTFEKDGTYTIKLDDLRGSAKLTLYRVTGGGIVEVASVTGGRRQDGVLRNLDIGAGEYVLSVEPGASGAPGTGYEVEIEGVVHSGSGNNADDTWLNAPAITVAPDAAGSIDADLIENDWVGYDDLIDCRKLDITDAGVYRFTLDDLDGDAKLTLYTLKNGRLKKLKTASGKAGRDGVIANQLLEGGTYYLSVEASGRTKKGGTEYDVDVSGTAFTKGDTSDDDWRNAPEIAVDGGSGRVDRTLIDNGWIGYGDLVDYREVTLDTPGIYRFELDDLDGDAKLTLCTLKNGKLKKLKTASGKAGRDGVIRELLLDAGTYYVAVEASGRTKKGGTDYDVEIIGSTFTKGDVTNNDFSSADELPSGGVARGWVGFGDASDYYRFSLDRSGFHDFALAAEKGGATLTIYREIGGKMKVVRKIQAGKAVADLELDRGTYYLQVQSGDKGKGKKNTDYEILTDLAAAPASLAYEPLPGIPESVLTAAPDLDFGASALEAAAPEGWMRGMPALA
- a CDS encoding GntR family transcriptional regulator, yielding MRQQPFREIARELTRRVREGIYVPDSALPPRLELMREFGVARATLDRAIRELMSDGVLIGRHGSGTYVNGSGVGRRRVAVIGGINPEEDMGTPFDLTVIPVSELKVKSAWKRLFDFDGLLWMRPEAELLPVIDAVGGQLPQVLVNRVHPGTAYVSTDHRGAYHAITKERLALYPAAKVFFLRSSLNSLALDYRFDGFVDACREQGRFYELLHMPTEFEAKLALLHERIPVAPGEMRILVADARAHTGAVMRFAAERAACWKRELLYSDFDNDYGRDVWGVEVTSFLQEPSRLFREAAAKLGRMLEGGDDGEEGVLIAPERRDGDT
- a CDS encoding aminotransferase class V-fold PLP-dependent enzyme — encoded protein: MKSVKLQKRPDEPVLRRMTETARKLVERQKLQMGYPFDQETNLTGFYEWLLETGLCNTTLISVGSPYKEAWDMLHVDEFEREVVDFVAGTFGFRGGHWGVVTNGGTDGNLHGIYFGRKTLEAKSELPPILYVSAEAHYSVQKLGDILRIETRIIGVHPTGQMDIEDFRRQLDPTRPALVAIAVGGTFKGAIDDQRAIDRVLKEVKPPACYRHLDVALFGGYLPWLDDPAARELVDQAAMGFDSLAVSGHKFFALNEPAGVFLCRKEILQHLTKLTVPYLGGIVMPTISCSRSGFDVLKLYWRIMTTGPAGFRAEANHVLAMTAKLLAALAARGVEAHANPWSNTVYFRRPREEVVHRCCMACSGEFSHVVVMQYFDEELVERLADEIAG
- a CDS encoding DUF2293 domain-containing protein, translated to MKKEEYTVWRNPRGNGLLHDGESVTPPEGWEFVPSGDAGLTRRLKMAGECWVMVHRRRNRIEAVGLWTSARRAAAVRAELELERRDPARQRRLEADKRRREAKQAAYTVEFRNAVAAYLHFAERWSGLEAKLAAAVTEHAVPVGSGTVARTQRIPLERRAEAAVIAWMRHRTTAYDHMRIARVKGERREVRRQLAERSRRLLERYRSGEEADLRNCPLAQALGESGEA